The Xanthomonas sp. DAR 34887 genome has a segment encoding these proteins:
- the lpxA gene encoding acyl-ACP--UDP-N-acetylglucosamine O-acyltransferase produces MSDNAPLIHPTAVIDPSATLGTNVRVGAFSLIGADVEIGDGSVIGPHCSVIGPTRIGRDNHLVGHVALGGDPQDKKFAGERTELVIGDRNVIREFVTVSRGTGNGGGITRVGNDNWFLAYTHVAHDCVVGDHCVFSNNTTLAGHVHVGNHVIISGFAGAHQFCRIGDHAFLGMGALINGDVPPFTMVGGNSLGRPRGINSEGLKRRGFDTERLAAIKRAYRALYVAGLPLAEAKQQLAVLAESSEDVRAMLEFIEASERPLLR; encoded by the coding sequence ATGAGCGACAACGCCCCTCTCATCCATCCCACCGCGGTGATCGACCCGTCGGCGACGCTGGGGACCAACGTGCGTGTCGGCGCCTTCAGCCTGATCGGCGCCGACGTCGAGATCGGCGACGGCAGCGTGATCGGCCCGCACTGCAGCGTCATCGGCCCGACCCGGATCGGCCGCGACAACCATTTGGTCGGCCATGTCGCGCTGGGCGGCGATCCGCAGGACAAGAAGTTCGCCGGCGAACGCACCGAACTGGTGATCGGCGACCGCAACGTGATCCGCGAGTTCGTTACCGTCAGCCGCGGCACCGGCAACGGCGGCGGCATCACCCGCGTCGGCAACGACAACTGGTTCCTGGCCTACACCCACGTCGCCCACGACTGCGTGGTCGGCGACCACTGCGTGTTCTCCAACAACACCACCCTCGCCGGCCACGTGCATGTCGGAAATCATGTGATCATCAGCGGCTTCGCCGGCGCGCACCAGTTCTGCCGCATCGGCGATCACGCCTTCCTCGGCATGGGCGCGCTGATCAATGGCGACGTGCCGCCGTTCACCATGGTCGGCGGCAACTCGCTGGGCCGCCCGCGCGGCATCAACAGCGAAGGCCTCAAGCGCCGCGGCTTCGATACCGAACGCCTGGCGGCGATCAAGCGCGCCTACCGCGCGCTGTACGTGGCCGGCCTGCCGCTGGCCGAGGCCAAGCAGCAGCTGGCGGTGCTGGCCGAAAGCAGCGAGGACGTGCGCGCGATGCTGGAATTCATCGAAGCCAGCGAGCGGCCGTTGTTGCGATGA
- the fabZ gene encoding 3-hydroxyacyl-ACP dehydratase FabZ, with product MSHSHHHAHCLPDITQIQALIPHRYPFLLVDKVISLDFENRRIVAHKNVSVNEPFFQGHFPGQPIMPGVLIIEALAQAGGILTQLALGRDAQSKLFYMVKVDKARFSSQVVPGDVLELHVDIKRVIRNMAVYYGEAKVDGKVVACAEVLCAGTRE from the coding sequence ATGAGCCACAGCCACCACCATGCGCATTGCCTGCCGGACATCACGCAGATCCAGGCGTTGATCCCCCACCGCTACCCGTTCCTGCTGGTGGACAAGGTGATCTCGCTCGATTTCGAGAACCGCAGGATCGTCGCGCACAAGAATGTCAGCGTGAACGAGCCGTTCTTCCAGGGCCATTTTCCCGGCCAGCCGATCATGCCCGGCGTGCTGATCATCGAGGCGCTGGCCCAGGCCGGCGGCATCCTGACCCAGCTGGCGCTGGGCCGCGACGCGCAGTCCAAGCTGTTCTACATGGTCAAGGTGGACAAGGCGCGTTTCAGCAGCCAGGTCGTCCCCGGCGACGTGCTGGAACTGCACGTGGACATCAAGCGGGTGATCCGCAACATGGCGGTGTACTACGGCGAGGCGAAGGTCGACGGCAAGGTCGTCGCCTGCGCCGAGGTGCTGTGCGCCGGCACCCGCGAATGA
- the lpxD gene encoding UDP-3-O-(3-hydroxymyristoyl)glucosamine N-acyltransferase, which translates to MNTPSHTAHEIAERFGLQVHGDGAVAVHGVATLAHAGPGQLSFLANPRYRAQLADSAAAVVVLRADDAEAARGTALIARDPYVAFAKIAALFDVAPTRPPGIHPSASIDPSAQIAASAHIGAFVSIGARSVIGDGCVIGPGCVVGDDCQVGDGCELIARVTLVTRVRLGKRVRIHPGAVLGADGFGLAMDAGHWIKVPQLGGVSIGDDCEIGANACVDRGALEDTTLEEDVRLDNLVQIAHNVHIGAHSAIAGCTGIAGSAKIGRYCMLGGAVGVVGHLEICDKVVITGKSVVRNSIHEPGEYSSGTPLTDNRTWRKNAARFKQLDALARRILSVRKENE; encoded by the coding sequence GTGAATACTCCTTCCCATACCGCACACGAGATCGCCGAGCGCTTCGGGCTGCAGGTGCATGGCGACGGCGCCGTGGCCGTGCATGGCGTCGCCACGCTGGCGCATGCCGGCCCCGGCCAGCTCAGTTTCCTCGCCAATCCGCGCTATCGCGCGCAGCTCGCCGACAGCGCCGCGGCGGTGGTGGTGCTGCGCGCCGACGATGCCGAAGCGGCGCGCGGCACCGCGCTGATCGCGCGCGACCCGTACGTCGCGTTCGCCAAGATCGCCGCGCTGTTCGACGTGGCGCCCACGCGGCCGCCCGGCATCCATCCCAGTGCCAGCATCGACCCCAGCGCGCAGATCGCCGCCAGCGCGCACATCGGCGCCTTCGTCAGCATCGGCGCGCGCAGCGTGATCGGCGACGGCTGCGTGATCGGCCCGGGCTGCGTGGTCGGCGACGACTGCCAGGTCGGCGACGGCTGCGAACTGATCGCCCGCGTCACCCTGGTCACCCGCGTGCGCCTGGGCAAGCGCGTGCGCATCCATCCGGGCGCGGTACTCGGCGCCGACGGCTTCGGCCTGGCGATGGACGCCGGCCACTGGATCAAGGTGCCGCAGCTCGGCGGCGTGAGCATCGGCGACGATTGCGAGATCGGCGCCAACGCCTGCGTCGATCGTGGCGCGCTGGAAGACACCACGCTCGAGGAAGACGTGCGCCTGGACAACCTGGTGCAGATCGCGCACAACGTTCACATCGGCGCGCACAGCGCGATCGCCGGCTGCACCGGCATCGCCGGCAGCGCCAAGATCGGCCGCTACTGCATGCTCGGCGGCGCGGTCGGCGTGGTCGGCCACCTGGAAATCTGCGACAAGGTGGTGATCACCGGCAAGTCGGTGGTGCGCAATTCCATCCATGAGCCGGGCGAGTATTCCTCCGGCACCCCGTTGACCGACAACCGCACGTGGCGCAAGAACGCCGCGCGCTTCAAGCAGCTCGATGCCCTGGCCCGTCGCATCCTGTCTGTCCGCAAGGAGAACGAATGA
- a CDS encoding IS1595 family transposase, whose protein sequence is MAMNRVQFQRGMSLPQFLQHYGTEEQCVSALLRNRWPDGFVCPRCGQRAASQFQRGHQRLWQCRQCRAQTSLTAGTVLADTKLPLRLWWMAMYLLSQAKNGISALELMRHLDVCYRTAWRIKHKLMAAMAEREGQRQLAGWVQIDDAYLGGERARGSGAEQWTNKIPFIAAVETRQGRPGCVRFDWVGSFCRDAVHRWAQQALAPGTHVLSDGLTAFTAVTWAGMSHEPIVTGTGRKSVQQPALKWVNTILGNLKTALGGTHHAIAFGKYGLRYLRAHQYQVNRRFNLAAILDQLGLASMATHAIPERALRAPAEIRR, encoded by the coding sequence ATGGCGATGAATCGTGTGCAGTTCCAGCGGGGGATGTCCTTACCGCAGTTCCTGCAGCATTACGGCACTGAGGAGCAGTGCGTGTCCGCGCTGCTGCGCAACCGCTGGCCTGACGGTTTCGTCTGTCCGCGCTGTGGCCAGCGGGCGGCCAGTCAGTTCCAGCGCGGGCACCAGCGGCTGTGGCAATGCCGGCAGTGCCGCGCCCAGACCAGCCTGACGGCGGGCACCGTGCTGGCCGACACCAAATTGCCGCTGCGTCTGTGGTGGATGGCGATGTATCTGCTGAGCCAGGCCAAGAACGGGATTTCGGCCCTGGAGCTGATGCGCCACCTGGACGTGTGCTACCGCACGGCTTGGCGCATCAAGCACAAGCTGATGGCGGCTATGGCTGAGCGGGAAGGCCAACGTCAGTTGGCCGGCTGGGTGCAGATCGACGATGCCTATCTGGGTGGGGAGCGCGCGCGCGGCAGCGGTGCCGAACAGTGGACCAACAAGATCCCGTTCATTGCCGCCGTGGAGACGCGACAAGGTCGGCCGGGATGCGTCCGGTTTGACTGGGTCGGCAGCTTCTGCCGCGATGCTGTCCATCGCTGGGCCCAGCAAGCCCTGGCGCCGGGAACCCACGTTCTCAGCGATGGGCTGACCGCCTTCACCGCCGTCACCTGGGCCGGTATGAGCCATGAGCCGATCGTGACCGGCACCGGGCGCAAATCGGTACAACAGCCCGCTCTGAAATGGGTCAACACGATCCTGGGGAATCTCAAGACCGCCCTTGGCGGCACCCACCATGCCATCGCCTTCGGCAAATACGGTCTGCGCTACCTGCGCGCGCACCAATATCAGGTCAACCGGCGCTTCAACTTGGCCGCGATCCTTGACCAACTCGGCTTGGCTTCCATGGCCACTCATGCCATCCCGGAGCGCGCTCTGCGCGCTCCGGCTGAGATTCGACGCTAA
- the bamA gene encoding outer membrane protein assembly factor BamA, with protein MTRFPTRRLLALALAASLSLPALAQATEPFTASDIRVDGLQRISSGTVFTYLPVERGDTVDDAKVGESIRALYRTGFFEDVQVDRQGNILVVTVKERPAINKLTVTGNKDIKSEELLKGLSDIGLTEGGTFDRLSLDRVTQELTRQYNNRGKYNVEITPTVSPLDRNRVDVAIAIKEGKAAKIQHVNLIGTEKFATEDILENWESREHNWLSWYRRDDQYSKEKLSGDLEKLNSWYLDRGYVDFSVDSTQVAISPDKRDMYLTAGITEGEQYKISDIKVTGDTVLPQEEVEKLVIPKPGDTFSRALLEFSSDAITNTLSNIGYAFAKVNPIPTTDREKRTVAINLQVVPGPRVSVRRIVFKGNTRTSDEVLRREMRQFENSWYSQAAIDRSKIRLQRLGYFESVDVETPPVPGSNDKVDVVYSVKETTSGSFTFGLGYSQTYGVTTSVQLSQNNFLGGGNRVSVDASRSSYQERYAFSYTNPFFTDDGVSLGYNVSWRKLDYSDFGTAQYNSKNGAAQVIFGVPITENDTVSVMFGVDSNQITTYAGYTPQAIINYIDAMGTRTFHAWRSELGWARDTRNDYFMPTRGMYQRIGLEATLPGSTVEYWKLNYQISKYWPIIPAIVLNTRAEFGYGDSYGSDVSRDICGTVTSTGYTEQTCNGSNLIRHVTASGLPFYENFYAGGTNSVRGFEDNTLGPRSEATASYSRGQPLGGSFKTVGSAELYFPKLFDSPSARVSAFVDVGNVFNGVDNYKTNELRASTGVALLWRAPVGPISISYAIPLKKEDNDEIERLQFTFGGQF; from the coding sequence ATGACGAGATTTCCCACTCGCCGCCTGCTAGCCCTCGCCCTCGCCGCCAGCCTCAGCCTGCCGGCTCTGGCCCAGGCGACGGAGCCCTTCACCGCCAGCGACATCCGCGTCGATGGGCTGCAACGCATCTCTTCCGGCACCGTGTTCACCTATCTTCCGGTGGAACGCGGCGACACGGTCGACGATGCCAAGGTCGGCGAATCGATCCGCGCGCTGTACCGCACCGGCTTCTTCGAGGACGTGCAGGTCGATCGCCAGGGCAACATCCTGGTGGTCACGGTCAAGGAACGCCCGGCGATCAACAAGCTGACCGTCACCGGCAACAAGGACATCAAGAGCGAAGAGCTGCTCAAGGGCCTGTCCGACATCGGCCTGACAGAGGGCGGCACCTTCGACCGGCTGAGCCTGGATCGCGTGACCCAGGAACTGACCCGCCAGTACAACAACCGCGGCAAGTACAACGTCGAGATCACCCCGACGGTGAGCCCGCTGGACCGCAACCGGGTCGACGTGGCGATCGCGATCAAGGAAGGCAAGGCCGCCAAGATCCAGCACGTCAACCTGATCGGCACCGAGAAGTTCGCCACCGAGGACATCCTGGAGAACTGGGAGTCGCGCGAGCACAACTGGCTGTCGTGGTACCGCCGCGACGACCAGTACTCCAAGGAAAAGCTGTCCGGCGACCTGGAGAAGCTCAACTCCTGGTACCTGGACCGCGGCTACGTCGATTTCAGCGTCGATTCCACCCAGGTGGCGATCAGCCCCGACAAGCGCGACATGTACCTGACCGCCGGCATCACCGAGGGCGAGCAGTACAAGATCTCCGACATCAAGGTCACCGGCGACACCGTGCTGCCGCAGGAAGAGGTCGAGAAGCTGGTGATCCCGAAGCCGGGCGACACCTTCTCGCGCGCGCTGCTGGAATTCAGCTCCGACGCGATCACCAACACCCTGAGCAACATCGGCTACGCCTTCGCCAAGGTCAACCCGATCCCCACCACCGACCGCGAGAAGCGCACCGTCGCGATCAACCTGCAGGTGGTGCCGGGCCCGCGCGTGTCGGTCCGCCGCATCGTGTTCAAGGGCAACACCCGCACCTCCGACGAGGTGCTGCGCCGCGAGATGCGCCAGTTCGAGAACAGCTGGTACTCGCAGGCCGCGATCGACCGCTCCAAGATCCGCCTGCAGCGCCTGGGCTACTTCGAATCGGTGGACGTGGAAACGCCGCCGGTCCCGGGCAGCAACGACAAGGTCGACGTGGTCTACAGCGTCAAGGAAACCACCTCGGGCAGCTTCACCTTCGGCCTGGGCTATTCGCAGACCTACGGCGTGACCACCTCGGTGCAGCTGTCGCAGAACAACTTCCTGGGCGGCGGCAACCGCGTCTCGGTGGACGCCTCGCGCAGCAGCTACCAGGAGCGCTACGCGTTCTCCTACACCAACCCGTTCTTCACCGACGACGGCGTGTCGCTGGGCTACAACGTGTCCTGGCGCAAGCTGGACTACTCCGACTTCGGCACCGCGCAGTACAACAGCAAGAACGGCGCGGCGCAGGTGATCTTCGGCGTGCCGATCACCGAGAACGACACCGTGTCGGTGATGTTCGGCGTCGACAGCAACCAGATCACCACCTACGCCGGCTACACCCCGCAGGCGATCATCAACTACATCGACGCGATGGGCACGCGCACCTTCCACGCCTGGCGCAGCGAACTGGGCTGGGCGCGCGACACCCGCAACGACTACTTCATGCCGACCCGCGGCATGTACCAGCGCATCGGCCTGGAAGCCACCCTGCCCGGTTCCACCGTCGAGTACTGGAAGCTGAACTATCAGATCTCCAAGTACTGGCCGATCATCCCCGCGATCGTGCTCAATACCCGCGCCGAATTCGGCTACGGCGACAGCTACGGCAGCGACGTCTCGCGCGACATTTGCGGCACCGTCACCAGCACCGGTTATACGGAGCAGACCTGCAACGGCTCCAACCTGATACGTCACGTCACCGCCTCGGGCCTGCCGTTCTACGAGAACTTCTACGCCGGCGGCACCAACTCGGTGCGCGGCTTCGAGGACAACACGCTCGGTCCGCGTTCGGAAGCCACCGCCTCGTACAGCCGCGGGCAGCCGCTGGGTGGCTCGTTCAAGACCGTGGGCTCGGCGGAACTGTACTTCCCGAAGCTGTTCGACAGCCCCTCGGCGCGCGTCTCCGCGTTCGTCGACGTCGGCAATGTGTTCAACGGCGTGGACAACTACAAGACCAACGAACTGCGTGCCTCCACCGGCGTGGCGTTGCTGTGGCGCGCACCGGTCGGCCCGATCTCGATCAGCTACGCGATTCCGCTGAAGAAGGAAGACAACGACGAGATCGAGCGTCTGCAGTTCACCTTTGGCGGGCAGTTCTAA
- the rseP gene encoding RIP metalloprotease RseP: protein MGDFIGSVWWMIVSLGVLVTFHEFGHFWVARRCGVKVLRFSVGFGKPLWSYYDRHGTEFAIAAIPLGGYVKMLDEREGEVAPAERAQAFNTKSVWQRIAIVAAGPIANLVLCVALLWAMFVIGKQDYAAVVGRAEGLALQAGLQPGERIVRIGKREVSSWSDASMQLTVAAMDAADVRIQTEDTRDGASRVHTLRLSQLPAGFDEQQVPRLAGLTWRFSLQPAVVSKITPGSAADGVLRPGDLILAVDGASVSGADQVAPQVQALARNGGSGLVEVERNGERLALEVHLSPSKDPRLKGLSLGVGLGQEDRPPPPFDAKLQYGPLAAIPVALRETGKLAGDTLGLIRRMLTGQASIKNVSGPITIAKVANVSAQQGPDWFLYFLALLSLSLAIMNLLPIPILDGGHLLYYLIELVKGSPLSERAMAAGQFVGLTMLAGLMGLAFYNDIFGQVLR from the coding sequence ATGGGTGACTTCATCGGGTCCGTCTGGTGGATGATCGTCAGCCTGGGCGTGCTGGTGACCTTCCACGAGTTCGGCCATTTCTGGGTCGCCCGCCGCTGCGGGGTCAAGGTGTTGCGCTTCTCGGTGGGTTTCGGCAAGCCGCTGTGGTCGTATTACGACCGCCATGGCACCGAGTTCGCGATCGCCGCGATTCCGCTGGGCGGCTACGTGAAGATGCTCGACGAACGCGAGGGCGAGGTCGCCCCGGCCGAGCGCGCGCAGGCCTTCAACACCAAGAGCGTGTGGCAGCGCATCGCCATCGTCGCCGCCGGCCCGATCGCCAACCTGGTGCTGTGCGTGGCGCTGCTGTGGGCGATGTTCGTGATCGGCAAGCAGGATTACGCGGCGGTGGTCGGCCGCGCCGAAGGCCTGGCGCTGCAGGCCGGGCTGCAGCCGGGCGAGCGCATCGTGCGCATCGGCAAGCGCGAGGTCTCCAGCTGGAGCGATGCCAGCATGCAGCTGACCGTGGCGGCGATGGACGCCGCGGACGTGCGCATCCAGACCGAGGACACCCGCGACGGCGCCAGCCGCGTGCATACGCTGCGCCTGTCGCAGCTGCCTGCCGGCTTCGACGAACAGCAGGTGCCGCGCCTGGCCGGCCTGACCTGGCGTTTCAGCCTGCAGCCGGCGGTCGTCTCCAAGATCACCCCGGGTTCGGCCGCCGACGGCGTGCTGCGCCCCGGCGATCTCATTCTGGCGGTGGATGGCGCCTCGGTTTCCGGCGCCGACCAGGTCGCGCCGCAGGTCCAGGCACTGGCCAGGAACGGCGGCAGCGGCCTGGTCGAAGTCGAGCGCAACGGCGAACGGCTGGCGCTGGAGGTGCATCTGAGCCCCAGCAAGGACCCGCGCTTGAAGGGCCTGTCGCTGGGCGTGGGCCTCGGCCAGGAAGACCGCCCGCCGCCGCCGTTCGACGCCAAGCTGCAGTACGGACCGCTGGCGGCGATCCCGGTCGCGCTCCGCGAAACCGGCAAGCTGGCCGGCGATACCCTGGGGCTGATCCGGCGCATGCTGACCGGCCAGGCCTCGATCAAGAACGTGTCCGGGCCGATCACCATCGCCAAGGTGGCCAACGTCTCGGCGCAGCAGGGGCCGGACTGGTTCCTGTATTTCCTGGCGCTGCTGTCGCTGAGCCTGGCGATCATGAACCTGCTGCCGATTCCAATCTTGGACGGCGGGCACTTGCTGTATTACCTTATTGAGTTGGTCAAGGGCAGCCCGCTGAGCGAGCGTGCCATGGCTGCGGGGCAGTTCGTCGGTCTGACGATGCTGGCCGGGCTGATGGGGTTGGCGTTCTACAACGACATCTTCGGCCAGGTCTTGCGATGA
- the dxr gene encoding 1-deoxy-D-xylulose-5-phosphate reductoisomerase, which produces MSDAVRHIAVLGATGSIGASALDVIARHPQRLRASVLAAGSNVAGLLSLCAAHRPAHAVIADPALYPALRDGLRDAGLRTQAHAGSAALEHLVASDACDTVVAAIVGAAGLASTLAAARAGKRLLLANKESLVLAGELVTAAAAAAGAEIIPIDSEHSAIFQCLRSRQTGAEVRRVLLTASGGPFRGWDRSRLQGVTPAQAVAHPKWSMGPKISVDSATLMNKGLEVIEAHHLFALPPARIEVLVHPQSLVHSLVEFIDGSTLAQMGLPDMRTTLAVGLGWPQRIESGVAGLDLLAHGRLDFEPADLEAFPCLDLAWRAMQAGGSAPAILNAANEVAVSAFLQGRIGFLSIPALVENALTVLPAGAADSLDALLAADAQSRQITELAIARQPAHV; this is translated from the coding sequence ATGTCCGACGCCGTCCGCCATATCGCCGTGCTCGGCGCCACCGGCTCGATCGGCGCCTCCGCGCTGGACGTGATCGCGCGCCACCCGCAGCGGCTGCGCGCCAGCGTGCTGGCCGCTGGCAGCAACGTCGCCGGGCTGCTGTCGCTGTGCGCCGCGCACCGGCCGGCGCACGCGGTGATCGCCGACCCGGCCCTGTACCCGGCGCTGCGCGACGGGCTACGCGATGCCGGGCTGCGCACCCAGGCGCATGCCGGCTCCGCCGCGCTGGAGCACCTGGTGGCCAGCGACGCCTGCGACACCGTGGTCGCCGCCATCGTCGGCGCCGCCGGCCTGGCCTCGACCCTGGCCGCGGCCCGCGCCGGCAAGCGCCTGCTGCTGGCCAACAAGGAATCGCTGGTGCTGGCCGGCGAGCTGGTCACCGCCGCGGCCGCCGCGGCCGGCGCCGAGATCATCCCGATCGACAGCGAACACAGCGCGATCTTCCAGTGCCTGCGCTCGCGCCAGACCGGCGCCGAAGTGCGGCGGGTGCTGCTGACCGCCTCCGGCGGCCCGTTCCGCGGCTGGGACCGCAGCCGGCTGCAGGGTGTGACCCCGGCGCAGGCGGTGGCGCATCCGAAATGGTCGATGGGCCCGAAGATCTCGGTCGACTCGGCCACCCTGATGAACAAGGGCCTGGAAGTGATCGAGGCGCACCACCTGTTCGCGCTGCCGCCGGCGCGCATCGAGGTGCTGGTGCACCCGCAGAGCCTGGTGCACTCGCTGGTGGAGTTCATCGACGGTTCCACCTTGGCGCAGATGGGTTTGCCGGACATGCGCACCACCCTGGCGGTGGGCCTGGGCTGGCCGCAGCGGATCGAATCCGGCGTCGCCGGACTGGACCTGCTGGCGCATGGCCGCCTGGACTTCGAGCCCGCGGACCTGGAGGCCTTCCCCTGCCTGGATCTGGCCTGGCGCGCGATGCAGGCCGGCGGCAGCGCGCCGGCGATCCTGAATGCGGCCAACGAAGTGGCTGTTTCAGCTTTTCTTCAGGGCCGTATCGGTTTCCTATCGATTCCTGCGCTGGTCGAGAACGCCCTGACCGTGCTGCCCGCGGGCGCGGCCGACTCCCTGGACGCGCTGCTGGCGGCGGACGCGCAATCGCGCCAGATCACCGAACTCGCCATTGCCCGCCAGCCCGCCCATGTCTGA
- a CDS encoding phosphatidate cytidylyltransferase: MTRTRVIAALIMAPLAICAILLLPTQWLAALAALIFLIGLWEWLKLAEVDDTLPRTILLVLNLLLMVLLVWASAGSLVLFQLTTLVGVGWWCVALLWLRFFQFGSDHATYARVFKLAAGTLAIVPAWAALGLIHASEPNGHRWLLTALVTVWAADSGAYFAGRQFGKHKLAPRISPNKTVEGLIGGLLAGLICAAGFGWLAGVTVPQLPGLLIVAAVSVLASVVGDLFESLLKRHVGAKDSGNVIPGHGGVLDRVDGVLAALPIFALGKDIFGF; the protein is encoded by the coding sequence ATGACCCGTACCCGCGTCATCGCCGCGCTGATCATGGCCCCGCTGGCCATTTGCGCCATCCTGCTGCTGCCGACGCAGTGGCTGGCGGCCCTGGCCGCGCTGATCTTCCTGATCGGTTTGTGGGAATGGCTGAAGTTGGCGGAGGTCGACGACACCTTGCCGCGCACCATCCTGCTGGTGCTGAACCTGCTGCTGATGGTGCTGCTGGTGTGGGCCTCGGCCGGCTCGCTGGTGCTGTTCCAGCTGACCACGCTGGTCGGCGTCGGCTGGTGGTGCGTGGCGCTGCTGTGGCTGCGCTTCTTCCAGTTCGGTTCCGACCACGCCACCTACGCACGGGTGTTCAAGCTCGCCGCCGGCACCCTGGCGATCGTGCCGGCCTGGGCCGCACTGGGCCTGATCCATGCCAGCGAGCCGAACGGGCACCGCTGGCTGCTGACCGCGCTGGTCACGGTGTGGGCCGCCGATTCGGGCGCCTATTTCGCCGGGCGCCAGTTCGGCAAGCACAAGCTGGCGCCGCGGATCAGCCCGAACAAGACCGTCGAAGGCCTGATCGGCGGGCTGCTGGCCGGCCTGATCTGCGCCGCCGGCTTCGGCTGGCTGGCCGGGGTCACCGTGCCGCAACTGCCCGGCCTGCTGATCGTGGCCGCGGTCAGCGTGCTGGCCTCGGTGGTCGGCGACCTGTTCGAGAGCCTGCTCAAGCGCCACGTCGGCGCCAAGGACTCGGGCAACGTGATCCCCGGCCACGGCGGCGTGCTGGACCGCGTCGACGGCGTGCTGGCGGCGCTGCCGATCTTCGCGCTGGGCAAGGACATCTTCGGGTTCTGA
- the uppS gene encoding polyprenyl diphosphate synthase: MSLPRHLAIIMDGNGRWAQRRRRPRVIGHRAGARAVNRTIDFCLERGIPALTLFAFSSENWGRPQEEVDALMKLFLHALDREVEELQRRGVRVRFIGDRSRFAPSLRERMAQAEAGTQHNQALHLSIAASYGGRQDIAQAARALAEEVAAGRLRPEQIDETLLSAHMALADLPPPDLFIRTGGDVRISNFLLWQLAYTELWFTETLWPEFGAEVLQQALDDYASRERRFGLTSAQVAPATENTSA, from the coding sequence ATGTCCCTGCCCCGCCACCTCGCCATCATCATGGATGGCAACGGCCGCTGGGCGCAGCGCCGCCGCCGGCCGCGCGTGATCGGCCACCGCGCCGGCGCGCGCGCGGTCAACCGCACCATCGACTTCTGCCTGGAGCGCGGCATCCCCGCGCTGACCCTGTTCGCCTTCTCCAGCGAGAACTGGGGCCGGCCGCAGGAAGAGGTGGACGCGCTGATGAAACTGTTCCTGCACGCGCTGGACCGCGAGGTCGAGGAACTGCAGCGGCGCGGCGTGCGCGTGCGCTTCATCGGCGACCGCTCGCGCTTCGCGCCGTCGCTGCGCGAGCGCATGGCCCAGGCCGAAGCCGGCACCCAGCACAACCAGGCGCTGCACCTGTCGATCGCGGCCAGCTACGGCGGCCGCCAGGACATCGCCCAGGCCGCGCGCGCACTGGCCGAAGAGGTCGCGGCCGGACGCCTGCGCCCCGAGCAGATCGATGAGACCCTGCTGTCGGCGCACATGGCGCTGGCCGACCTGCCGCCGCCGGACCTGTTCATCCGCACCGGCGGTGACGTGCGCATCAGCAATTTCCTGCTGTGGCAGCTGGCCTACACCGAACTGTGGTTCACCGAGACCCTCTGGCCCGAGTTCGGCGCCGAGGTGCTGCAACAAGCCCTGGACGACTACGCCAGCCGCGAGCGGCGTTTCGGCCTGACCAGCGCGCAAGTCGCCCCGGCGACGGAGAACACATCCGCATGA
- the frr gene encoding ribosome recycling factor, producing the protein MLNEIKQDAQTRMAKSIDALRHTLIKVRTGRASTALVEHLKVNYYGSEMPLSQVASVAVADARSLTISPWEKQMVGAVEKAILASDLGLTPNTSGTTIRLNLPALTEERRRELSKVVHSEGEDSKVAIRNIRRDANQQIKDLLKDKQVTEDEARAAEDDIQKLTDKAIKDVDEVVKSKEQELMAV; encoded by the coding sequence ATGCTCAACGAAATCAAACAAGACGCACAGACCCGCATGGCCAAGAGCATCGATGCGCTGCGCCATACGCTCATCAAGGTGCGTACCGGCCGCGCCTCGACCGCCCTGGTCGAACACCTGAAGGTCAATTACTACGGCTCGGAAATGCCGCTGAGCCAGGTCGCCAGCGTCGCCGTGGCCGACGCCCGCTCGCTGACCATCAGCCCGTGGGAAAAGCAGATGGTCGGCGCGGTCGAGAAGGCGATCCTGGCCTCGGACCTGGGCCTGACCCCGAACACCTCCGGCACCACCATCCGCCTCAACCTGCCCGCGCTGACCGAAGAGCGCCGCCGCGAGCTGTCCAAGGTCGTGCACAGCGAAGGCGAGGACAGCAAGGTCGCGATCCGCAACATCCGCCGCGACGCCAACCAGCAGATCAAGGATCTGCTGAAGGACAAGCAGGTCACCGAGGACGAGGCCCGCGCCGCCGAGGACGACATCCAGAAGCTGACCGACAAGGCGATCAAGGATGTCGACGAGGTGGTCAAGAGCAAGGAACAGGAACTGATGGCGGTCTGA